Proteins found in one Lutimonas zeaxanthinifaciens genomic segment:
- a CDS encoding alpha-amylase family glycosyl hydrolase: MKKFLLLFLLLCSLANAQQQNVTFEVVPESFSEEDLITITASDFSPAVWGVTDVYLWAWASANGIQEDSPTNGEWTNSNEAQKMTSNGDGTYSISFVPKDFYQRTGLETIGFLVKAKNGTGDKKSQDNVVAVGTVEVPPVTEAPVPNGMLDGINLDPNDNTKATLVLYAPLKAFVYLLGDFNNWQKDENYLLKKDSAKNRFWIELTGLTPQFDHMFQYLVDGTIRIADPYSTTILDDFNDQFIDEITYPNLPEYPSESTSHAVTLLRTGDEEFNWQNNDYKLPEKTDLVIYELLIRDFDNLHSFDAVKARLDYLQELGVNAIELMPVSEFDGNESWGYNPSFHMALDKYYGTPKAFKQLIDECHKRNMAVILDVVYNHATGQNPYYRMWNTSAGGYGGQASADSPFFNPVATHSYSVFNDFNHSKQATKDYVKRTVEYWIEEYRIDGFRWDLTKGFTQNCTASNESCTNALQADRVAVLKEYADYQWAVAPDFYVIFEHLGTNPEETQWVNYRLNEGKGIMMWSKLTDPYNESTLGYHENGKSDFSWIDYKKRNWSVPANVAYMESHDEERLMYKNLEFGNSSGGYNVKELSTALEREKIAGAFYFTVPGPRMIWQFGELGYDYSINTCENGTINSDCRVSNKPIRWDYADDPERKAVYDVWAKLIKLRLQEEIFTTENFILDVAKATGLKKIQLTDDDAGATLKYVNIIGNFGVTMQNINPEFQETGIWYDLMDDNSEYNVSNVNQLISLQPGEFRIYGSSQVVLPVMEFDPLADLTIYPNPTKNTFRINKNVQKVEIYDHTGRLVSNFKGDFYPDQEYDASFLEPSIYFLRISSEEGSSSRRLIIE, encoded by the coding sequence ATGAAAAAATTTTTACTTTTATTTTTACTTTTATGCTCTCTGGCAAACGCCCAGCAACAAAATGTTACTTTTGAGGTGGTACCCGAATCATTCTCTGAGGAGGATCTGATCACCATAACGGCTTCTGATTTCAGCCCGGCGGTATGGGGCGTCACGGATGTTTATTTATGGGCCTGGGCTTCAGCGAACGGAATTCAAGAAGATTCCCCCACGAATGGTGAATGGACCAATTCTAATGAGGCCCAGAAAATGACCAGTAATGGGGATGGCACCTATTCCATTTCTTTTGTGCCAAAAGATTTTTATCAACGAACCGGGCTTGAAACCATTGGATTTTTAGTAAAGGCCAAAAACGGTACAGGAGATAAAAAATCGCAGGACAATGTTGTGGCAGTCGGAACGGTTGAAGTTCCCCCTGTAACTGAAGCTCCTGTTCCAAATGGAATGCTTGATGGGATCAATTTGGATCCAAATGACAATACAAAAGCGACACTTGTGCTTTATGCACCATTAAAGGCTTTTGTCTATTTGCTTGGAGATTTCAATAATTGGCAAAAAGACGAGAATTATTTATTGAAGAAGGATAGCGCCAAGAACCGGTTTTGGATCGAATTAACAGGCTTGACACCTCAATTTGATCATATGTTTCAGTACTTGGTTGATGGTACGATCCGAATAGCTGATCCCTATTCGACAACGATTCTTGATGACTTCAACGATCAGTTTATTGACGAAATTACGTATCCGAATTTACCTGAGTATCCATCGGAAAGCACGAGTCATGCTGTGACCTTGCTAAGAACAGGAGATGAGGAATTCAACTGGCAGAATAACGATTATAAGCTTCCCGAAAAGACGGACTTGGTCATTTATGAATTACTGATCCGGGATTTTGATAACCTGCATAGTTTTGACGCTGTCAAAGCAAGACTAGACTATTTGCAGGAACTCGGCGTAAACGCCATTGAATTAATGCCGGTAAGTGAGTTTGACGGAAATGAATCCTGGGGTTATAATCCTTCGTTTCATATGGCACTCGATAAGTATTATGGAACACCCAAAGCCTTTAAACAACTCATCGATGAATGTCATAAAAGAAATATGGCGGTGATCCTGGATGTTGTTTATAACCATGCAACAGGTCAAAATCCATATTATAGAATGTGGAATACAAGTGCCGGAGGTTATGGGGGTCAGGCAAGTGCTGACAGCCCGTTTTTTAATCCTGTGGCCACACATTCTTACAGTGTTTTTAATGATTTTAACCATAGCAAGCAGGCAACAAAGGATTATGTCAAGAGAACCGTTGAATACTGGATCGAAGAATATCGTATTGACGGCTTCCGATGGGATCTGACGAAAGGCTTTACTCAAAACTGTACGGCCAGTAATGAAAGTTGCACCAATGCCCTTCAGGCGGACCGTGTTGCTGTACTCAAGGAATATGCAGATTATCAATGGGCAGTTGCACCCGATTTTTATGTGATCTTTGAGCATTTGGGAACGAATCCGGAGGAAACACAGTGGGTCAATTACCGTTTAAATGAAGGTAAAGGCATAATGATGTGGAGCAAATTGACGGATCCTTACAACGAAAGTACCTTAGGATATCACGAAAATGGAAAATCGGATTTCTCCTGGATCGATTATAAGAAAAGAAACTGGTCAGTTCCGGCCAATGTCGCTTATATGGAAAGTCATGATGAAGAAAGACTCATGTATAAGAATCTTGAATTTGGGAATTCAAGCGGCGGTTATAATGTCAAGGAACTTTCAACGGCATTGGAAAGAGAGAAAATCGCAGGGGCTTTTTATTTTACGGTTCCCGGACCAAGAATGATCTGGCAATTTGGAGAGTTGGGTTATGACTATAGCATCAATACATGTGAAAATGGAACGATAAACAGTGACTGCCGAGTGAGCAATAAACCAATTCGCTGGGATTACGCAGATGACCCTGAAAGGAAGGCCGTGTATGACGTGTGGGCCAAGTTGATCAAATTAAGACTTCAGGAGGAGATCTTTACTACTGAGAACTTTATTTTGGATGTGGCAAAAGCAACTGGTTTGAAAAAGATTCAATTGACTGATGACGATGCCGGGGCAACTTTGAAGTATGTGAATATCATTGGAAATTTTGGAGTTACTATGCAAAACATTAACCCTGAGTTTCAGGAAACAGGAATTTGGTATGACCTGATGGATGATAATTCAGAATACAATGTGTCAAATGTAAATCAATTGATTTCACTTCAACCCGGGGAATTCAGAATTTACGGAAGTTCTCAGGTCGTGTTACCGGTTATGGAATTTGATCCGCTTGCTGATTTGACCATTTACCCGAATCCAACCAAGAACACTTTTAGGATAAACAAAAATGTGCAAAAAGTAGAGATATATGACCATACAGGTCGTCTTGTAAGTAATTTTAAGGGTGATTTTTACCCGGATCAGGAATACGATGCGTCATTTTTAGAACCTTCGATCTATTTTTTAAGAATCAGTTCTGAAGAAGGAAGTAGTTCTCGAAGATTAATTATTGAGTAA
- a CDS encoding pseudouridine synthase encodes MTAKNNSSRGRQERRKEGSFSKKGTPRSASGNFKGKGKDKNFRPHPEKLKAFKKGPSAPKKGSDSGEIRLNKYIANSGICSRREADTFIATGSAKVNGKIITEMGYKVKPGDEVRFDDALISPEAKRYVLLNKPKNYITTMSDERERKTVMELIHKASKERIYPVGRLDRQTTGLLLFTNDGEMAKKLTHPKHQVKKLYHVTLDKKLAMSDLKKISENFVLDGKMVFVDKVSYIENKPKFEVGIEIHSGRNRIVRRIFEHFGYHVIKLDRVIFAGLTKKNLGRGVWRHLTEQEVNNLKMI; translated from the coding sequence ATGACCGCAAAAAACAACTCGTCGAGAGGACGACAAGAGCGTCGAAAAGAAGGTAGTTTTTCAAAAAAGGGAACTCCCCGATCAGCTTCCGGAAACTTCAAAGGAAAAGGAAAGGATAAAAACTTCAGGCCGCACCCGGAAAAACTTAAAGCTTTTAAAAAAGGGCCGTCTGCCCCAAAAAAAGGATCAGATTCCGGAGAAATTCGATTAAACAAATACATTGCAAATTCAGGGATCTGCTCAAGACGTGAGGCCGATACCTTTATTGCTACCGGTAGTGCCAAAGTAAATGGTAAGATCATTACTGAAATGGGCTATAAGGTAAAGCCTGGTGACGAAGTCCGATTTGATGATGCTTTGATTTCACCGGAGGCAAAAAGATATGTTCTATTGAATAAACCCAAGAACTATATCACTACCATGAGCGATGAAAGGGAAAGAAAGACCGTGATGGAATTGATCCATAAAGCTTCAAAAGAACGAATCTATCCTGTGGGAAGGCTAGATCGTCAGACTACGGGACTATTGCTTTTTACCAATGATGGCGAAATGGCGAAAAAGCTTACGCACCCCAAACACCAGGTAAAAAAACTTTACCATGTGACATTGGATAAAAAGCTGGCAATGAGCGATCTTAAAAAGATTTCAGAGAATTTCGTACTGGACGGAAAAATGGTTTTCGTAGACAAGGTTTCCTACATTGAGAACAAGCCTAAATTTGAAGTTGGTATTGAAATCCATTCGGGAAGAAACAGGATCGTTAGAAGGATCTTTGAACATTTTGGATACCATGTTATCAAACTTGACCGTGTGATCTTTGCCGGGCTTACCAAGAAGAATCTTGGAAGGGGTGTCTGGAGGCATCTTACCGAACAAGAGGTAAACAATCTAAAAATGATCTAA
- a CDS encoding geranylgeranylglycerol-phosphate geranylgeranyltransferase, translated as MDASGKGLDKKPKSKKSYSLFFKFLSLLSVVRGYNIALIVLAQYLAAIFIFSPDLPLKSIIFNLDLYFIVLATICVIASGYIINNFYDSKKDRINKPIKSKIDSIVSQKVKLQIYFFLNFIGVVFGLLVSWRAALFFAVYIFLIWLYSHKLKKYPLTGLFSASILSILPFFAIFIYYKNFSEVIFIHAAFLFFVLMIRELLKDLENIKGDIVQDYQTIPIKYGEYFTKALITLLVLLTMNPVYFLWGYPEIGMMKYYFYLVGIVFVFFLVFLWKANSKRDYIILHNVIKLVILIGVLSILLIDTSVIIKRIINV; from the coding sequence ATGGATGCTTCCGGCAAAGGGTTAGATAAAAAACCCAAATCAAAGAAGTCATATTCTTTGTTTTTCAAATTTTTAAGTTTGCTATCTGTTGTACGGGGCTATAACATAGCGCTCATCGTCCTTGCTCAATACCTGGCGGCCATCTTCATTTTTTCTCCGGATCTTCCATTGAAATCCATTATTTTTAATTTGGATCTCTATTTCATTGTACTTGCTACAATCTGTGTAATTGCCTCTGGATACATTATTAACAATTTTTACGACAGTAAAAAGGACAGGATCAATAAACCCATAAAATCCAAGATAGACAGCATTGTAAGCCAGAAAGTAAAATTACAGATCTATTTTTTTCTCAATTTTATCGGGGTGGTATTTGGATTGCTCGTGTCTTGGAGGGCAGCACTTTTCTTTGCGGTCTATATTTTTCTAATATGGCTCTACTCACATAAATTGAAGAAATACCCTTTAACAGGCCTTTTTTCTGCTTCCATTTTATCCATTTTACCTTTTTTCGCCATCTTTATCTACTACAAGAATTTCTCTGAGGTCATATTTATACACGCGGCTTTTTTGTTCTTTGTGCTTATGATCCGAGAACTTCTCAAGGACCTTGAAAACATAAAAGGAGATATTGTACAGGATTACCAAACGATCCCAATTAAATACGGGGAGTATTTTACAAAAGCTCTTATTACCCTTTTGGTTTTGCTCACCATGAATCCCGTATACTTTTTATGGGGATATCCTGAAATAGGTATGATGAAGTACTACTTCTATTTGGTAGGGATCGTGTTTGTGTTTTTTCTCGTCTTTTTGTGGAAGGCGAATTCAAAACGCGATTACATCATTTTACACAACGTGATCAAACTCGTCATTCTGATAGGGGTATTGAGTATTCTGCTTATTGATACCTCTGTGATCATAAAAAGGATCATAAATGTATAA